The Aspergillus luchuensis IFO 4308 DNA, chromosome 7, nearly complete sequence genome has a segment encoding these proteins:
- a CDS encoding non-ribosomal peptide synthetase (COG:Q;~EggNog:ENOG410Q2HE;~InterPro:IPR000873,IPR009081,IPR036291,IPR036736, IPR010080,IPR013120,IPR042099,IPR020845;~PFAM:PF00501,PF00550,PF01370,PF07993;~SMCOG1002:AMP-dependent synthetase and ligase;~TransMembrane:1 (o653-671i);~antiSMASH:Cluster_7.2) has translation MSPSLLISERLENGCDTGLGLAELLERQAIVRGTAIAIEEGKYEVTYGELHEKALFVADQVNSILHDDPSPVGIIAPRSLNHVLSQAAVIYSGRACVPLDPKLPDEMLRDMLENLGSTLVITDIVQQHRLPGVKHLVVDHRVVPETFDLNIAPSQNGPQTCSHVLHTSGTTGKPKAVEAFAEGLINLCLDSADLIRKGQRVGHGSNVIFDTSLVEIWGPLLRGATMVIIPHEIVLDPSALSVFVKEKELNVLQLTTSLLTVTAYACPDAFSTLDTLITGGEAINCQTIQSIFDAGAPGRIINGYGPTEASIYVLYHQVSEDEARRGEIPVGKPFGDVEVFLLDDNMNTVKPGEVGELVVSGVGVAGGYIGDAQKTAKSFVVLPQLHRKVERGPHHMYRTGHLMRVDEKGVYYYLGRKDNQIKIRGQRVELEALESALVGTGLVSAAVVVKITPEEVGRGQFLLAYCIPSSPDVADGAIMKAYMEQAPDLMVPRLELIDVLPLRSTGKADRKALEARYYQKLKRSRANGANGNVNTGSNASKLEYIWIDVFGLTVEHLRPTDDFVAMGGTSLIAATMIARINQTFGISLRAQMLYENTSFESLTRLVTNIQVHGDDSSIQAEQEVWLQDSKLGEHLRPIGGVIPQWQDKNEGRIFLTGATGFVGVFLLATLVKRPDVKKVACLVRADDEPSARARLEKTMEKYSLYANMDKVIALPGNFGQPRLGLSPEQYDYFATWSSVIFHLGAKVSYVAPYSSHRQENTIGTLNMLEFATHRRTKAMHYSSTIAAYGPTGYVTGAKLLPEDERPAPHLAALPSDTGYAQSQYVAEAIVWNAIDNGFPVAIYRPGFVLGHSKSGICNPDDFISRLFTSCMDMGLYPILPNQRKEFIPVDFVVDSILHISTTHENLGHAYNLVQPDLNNAIDINTSFDLLNQLSPYKMEGVPYEQWVNSLSERLDDPLHPLTPTLREKVFGNMTRWEVYENMAEYGRENIRRALQDAPHILNREDIEVLFHRSLKSWLPCCVWHKPVRMQV, from the coding sequence ATGTCACCGTCGTTACTTATCTCAGAGCGTCTGGAGAATGGATGTGACACCGGGCTGGGCCTGGCTGAGCTCCTGGAGCGGCAAGCTATAGTCCGCGGCACAGCGATTGCCATTGAAGAAGGCAAGTACGAAGTCACATACGGCGAACTACACGAAAAGgccctcttcgtcgccgacCAGGTCAACAGTATCCTTCACGATGACCCTTCGCCAGTCGGCATTATTGCCCCTCGCAGTTTGAATCACGTATTGTCGCAGGCCGCTGTGATCTACTCGGGCCGAGCTTGTGTGCCGTTAGACCCCAAGCTCCCAGACGAGATGCTCAGAGACATGCTGGAAAACTTGGGATCGACCCTCGTCATCACGGATATTGTACAACAGCATAGACTACCCGGCGTTAAGCATCTGGTGGTTGACCATCGCGTGGTTCCGGAGACCTTCGATCTAAACATTGCCCCAAGTCAGAACGGGCCGCAGACATGCTCGCATGTGCTCCACACCTCGGGCACGACCGGCAAGCCGAAGGCAGTCGAAGCGTTTGCGGAGGGGTTAATTAATCTATGCCTCGATTCAGCGGACCTCATTCGGAAGGGACAGCGTGTTGGGCACGGTTCCAACGTCATCTTTGATACCTCCCTGGTGGAGATTTGGGGTCCCTTGCTGCGCGGAGCGACAATGGTCATCATCCCCCATGAAATTGTGCTCGATCCCTCTGCTCTTAGTGTGTTCGTCAAAGAGAAAGAACTCAATGTGTTGCAACTCACAACCTCTCTGCTCACCGTGACGGCTTATGCCTGTCCGGATGCTTTCTCGACTCTGGACACCCTTATTACTGGAGGTGAGGCAATCAACTGCCAGacaatccaatccatcttCGACGCCGGAGCCCCAGGCCGCATTATCAATGGTTATGGTCCGACAGAAGCCAGTATATATGTTCTGTATCATCAAGTCTCGGAAGACGAGGCCCGCCGGGGTGAGATCCCCGTGGGAAAGCCATTCGGCGACGTCGAGGTATTCCTCCTTGATGACAATATGAATACAGTCAAGCCGGGTGAAGTCGGCGAGCTCGTGGTATCTGGCGTAGGTGTTGCCGGGGGATATATTGGCGACGCCCAGAAAACTGCCAAGAGCTTCGTTGTTCTTCCACAACTGCACCGGAAGGTGGAGCGGGGACCCCACCACATGTATCGAACTGGACACTTGATGCGTGTAGATGAGAAAGGCGTGTACTACTACCTCGGACGGAAAGACAATCAGATCAAGATTCGTGGTCAGCgcgtggagctggaggccTTGGAATCGGCCCTAGTTGGCACGGGCCTAGTGAGTGCtgctgtggtggtgaagatcacACCGGAAGAAGTTGGCCGTGGCCAATTTCTGCTGGCCTATTGTATTCCTTCCTCACCTGATGTTGCGGATGGCGCCATCATGAAAGCCTACATGGAGCAAGCTCCAGATCTCATGGTTCCCCGTTTGGAGCTCATCGACGTCCTGCCCCTTCGCTCCACCGGTAAAGCTGACCGGAAGGCTCTGGAAGCACGGTATTACCAGAAGCTCAAGCGCTCACGGGCTAATGGAGCTAATGGAAATGTCAACACTGGCAGCAACGCTTCTAAGCTGGAGTATATCTGGATTGACGTGTTTGGTCTCACTGTCGAGCATCTACGCCCAACCGACGACTTCGTGGCCATGGGTGGAACGTCCTTGATCGCCGCCACCATGATCGCTCGCATCAACCAAACATTTGGCATCTCGTTGCGCGCCCAAATGCTCTACGAGAATACCAGCTTCGAGAGTCTCACGCGGCTTGTCACCAACATCCAAGTCCATGGAGACGACTCAAGTATTCAGGCCGAACAGGAGGTCTGGCTACAGGACTCTAAGTTGGGCGAACACCTGCGGCCCATCGGAGGCGTCATTCCTCAATGGCAGGACAAAAATGAAGGCAGGATCTTCCTGACGGGAGCTACGGGCTTTGTGGGTGTGTTTCTCCTGGCCACACTCGTGAAGCGGCCTGATGTTAAAAAGGTGGCCTGTTTGGTGCGCGCCGACGACGAGCCCTCGGCCCGGGCACGTCTTGAGAAGACCATGGAGAAGTACAGTCTCTACGCAAACATGGACAAGGTCATCGCCCTGCCAGGCAATTTCGGACAACCACGCCTGGGTCTGTCTCCGGAGCAGTACGATTACTTCGCGACATGGTCTAGTGTGATCTTCCACCTCGGGGCCAAGGTGAGCTACGTCGCTCCTTATTCCTCCCACCGCCAGGAGAATACTATCGGCACCTTGAACATGCTCGAGTTTGCTACTCACCGGCGGACCAAGGCCATGCACTACTCGTCCACCATCGCGGCCTACGGTCCAACTGGATATGTTACGGGCGCCAAGCTGCTGCCAGAGGATGAACGGCCCGCGCCGCACTTGGCTGCTCTGCCCAGCGACACTGGTTATGCTCAAAGTCAGTACGTGGCGGAGGCGATTGTTTGGAATGCCATTGACAACGGCTTCCCCGTGGCCATTTACCGTCCAGGATTTGTTCTGGGCCATAGCAAGTCCGGCATCTGTAACCCGGACGATTTCATCTCCCGTCTCTTCACCAGCTGTATGGACATGGGGCTGTATCCCATCCTACCCAACCAGCGCAAGGAATTCATCCCTGTAGACTTCGTTGTCGATTCCATCCTTCATATCTCCACAACCCACGAGAATTTGGGCCACGCCTACAATCTCGTGCAGCCTGACCTCAACAACGCTATCGACATTAACACCAGCTTTGACCTGCTCAATCAGCTTTCTCCCTACAAGATGGAAGGAGTGCCTTACGAGCAATGGGTGAACTCGCTCTCTGAGCGATTGGATGATCCTCTGCATCCCCTCACTCCCACGCTCAGGGAGAAGGTGTTTGGCAACATGACCCGCTGGGAGGTCTATGAGAACATGGCTGAGTACGGGCGGGAGAATATCCGCCGCGCCCTGCAAGACGCTCCGCACATCCTGAACCGGGAGGATATTGAGGTGCTCTTCCACCGATCGTTGAAAAGTTGGCTACCATGCTGTGTATGGCACAAACCTGTACGCATGCAAGTGTGA
- a CDS encoding uncharacterized protein (COG:G;~EggNog:ENOG410QDIB;~InterPro:IPR020846,IPR011701,IPR036259;~PFAM:PF07690;~SMCOG1106:major facilitator transporter;~TransMembrane:11 (o32-56i68-85o105-121i128-148o160-179i191-211o297-316i323-343o355-375i387-407o419-440i);~antiSMASH:Cluster_7.2;~go_function: GO:0022857 - transmembrane transporter activity [Evidence IEA];~go_process: GO:0055085 - transmembrane transport [Evidence IEA]) encodes MDTVAPAAEAHDAPEESPVIASRVLRKVDSRLLPLLFITYLLNFMDKTILSSASVFGLIEDTHLVGQQYSWVSSIFYFGYFFWEWPTNVLIPRVPVAKYLSINTWFWGAVVALTAACTNYGGLLTVRFLLGVAEATITPAFMFLTSTWYTRDEIPFRTGIWFSGNSVGGLVASLLAYGIGHIDHPLHPWMWMFIILGVATFLWGFVLFAFLPDSISTATFLTPEEREFMAHRAVIAGTGRTEKTTWRWAQFIECLCDPKTWHLFALAVLTQIPNGGTQNFGNLVIKSFGFTSLQSTLIVIPASVISAGTIALTGWLASRSHHWNCLLIVCIVALSITGSAIIYARAHHVPLGAQLFGYFLLSTGPGALPLIMSLLQANYRGVTKKMTITSMMFIAYCAGNIAGPQFFKSSEAPLYQTSFRAILICYIISAALAVSLRCYLQWFNRKRDREEGVQGTATLAGAVGGKVANQRQDGNDVSVLVQSVELQAEDYEDATDWNTVGFRYRL; translated from the exons ATGGACACGGTCGCACCCGCTGCAGAGGCGCACGACGCGCCCGAAGAGTCGCCGGTGATCGCCTCCCGCGTGTTACGCAAGGTCGACAGTCGACTATtgcctcttctcttcattaCGTATCTGCTTAACTTTATGGATAAAACTATCCTATCAAGTGCATCTGTGTTTGGGTTGATTGAAGATACT CATTTAGTCGGCCAGCAGTACAGTTGGGTATCCAGCATCTTCTACTTTGGATATTTCTTCTGGGAATGG CCCACCAACGTCTTGATTCCTCGGGTGCCCGTCGCCAAATACCTGTCCATCAACACCTGGTTCTGGGGCGCCGTGGTAGCCCTGACGGCTGCCTGTACCAATTACGGCGGTCTGTTGACCGTGCGATTCCTTCTCGGGGTTGCAGAGGCCACCATCACACCGGCCTTCATGTTCCTCACCTCGACGTGGTACACCCGCGATGAGATTCCCTTCCGCACGGGCATCTGGTTCTCGGGCAACTCGGTCGGCGGGCTCGTCGCCAGTCTGCTCGCCTATGGCATCGGCCACATTGACCATCCCCTGCATCcctggatgtggatgtttaTCATTCTCGGCGTGGCCACCTTTCTATGGGGGTTTGTGCTTTTCGCCTTCCTCCCGGATAGTATCTCCACAGCCACATTTCTTACTCCCGAGGAACGAGAATTCATGGCTCACCGTGCCGTGATCGCAGGTACCGGTCGGACAGAGAAGACGACATGGAGATGGGCCCAATTCATCGAATGTCTCTGCGACCCCAAGACGTGGCACCTGTTCGCCCTGGCAGTGCTGACCCAGATTCCCAATGGCGGGACACAGAACTTTGGCAACCTCGTCATCAAATCCTTCGGCTTTACATCACTTCAGTCGACACTGATTGTCATCCCTGCGAGTGTAATCAGTGCTGGCACCATTGCCCTCACCGGCTGGCTAGCCAGTCGCTCCCACCATTGGAATTGTCTGCTGATTGTGTGTATTGTCGCACTGTCCATCACTGGCAGTGCCATCATCTATGCTCGTGCTCACCATGTGCCCCTCGGCGCCCAGCTTTTCGGCTACTTTCTGCTGTCCACGGGTCCCGGTGCCCTCCCGCTCATCATGTCCCTCTTGCAGGCGAATTACCGTGGTGTCACCAAGAAAATGACCATCACCTCCATGATGTTCATCGCCTACTGCGCGGGAAATATCGCCGGGCCGCAGTTCTTCAAGTCGAGTGAGGCCCCACTCTATCAGACTTCGTTTCGCGCCATCCTCATCTGCTATATTATTTCGGCTGCGTTGGCCGTGTCGCTGCGGTGTTATCTGCAGTGGTTTAATCGGAAGCGCGATCGTGAGGAAGGGGTCCAAGGGACAGCGACCCTGGCTGGAGCTGTGGGCGGCAAAGTCGCCAACCAGCGACAGGATGGGAATGATGTGTCAGTCTTGGTGCAGTCGGTGGAGTTGCAGGCTGAGGATTATGAGGATGCGACCGATTGGAACACGGTCGGCTTCCGCTATCGGTTGTAG
- a CDS encoding glycoside hydrolase family 95 protein (CAZy:GH95;~COG:S;~EggNog:ENOG410PK1W;~InterPro:IPR008928,IPR027414,IPR016518,IPR013780, IPR012341;~PFAM:PF14498;~SECRETED:SignalP(1-17);~antiSMASH:Cluster_7.2;~go_function: GO:0004560 - alpha-L-fucosidase activity [Evidence IEA];~go_process: GO:0005975 - carbohydrate metabolic process [Evidence IEA]) yields MRPFYSAFVAAIPLVLGNFDASHVSWYNTPANNFTSTLPIGNGRLGAAIWGTATENVTLNENSIWNGPFINRVNPRSYDALWPVRSLLAQGNMTEGNDVTLANMVGIPDSPQSFSALGSLVLDFGHDQAGISNYTRYLDLRTGVAVVEYTYREVHYRREYVASYPDGVVAVRLSSSQPGRLNVASSLARDRYVVSNQAAVSSDLGVLTLRAYSKNISDPIQFTTEARIVSDGRATSNGVSLVVRNASTVDIFIDTETSYRYTTRETREAEIKDKLDTASRSGFLTVKQNAIADYSTLAQRVDLNLGSSGSAGNLPTDTRLVNYRTDPDSDPELAVLMFHFGRHSLIASSRATESPALPANLQGLWNQEFDPAWGGRFTIDINLEMNYWPAEVTNLADTFSPFIDLLDIVHGRGLDVAESMYHCSNGGYVLHHNTDLWGDAAPVDNGTTWTMWPMGGAWLSANLIEHYRFTRDETILRDRIWPLLQSAARFYYCYLFPFEGYYSTGLSLSPEASYIVPDDMTTAGNVEGIDIAPTMDNSLLHELFQAVTETCDVLGINNTDCTTAAKYLSKIKQPQIGSSGRILEWRLDYEESDPGHRHMSPIVGLFPGDQLAPLVNETLATAAKAFLDWRIAHGSGSTGWSRTWTMNLYARLFDGDQVWNHTQIYLQRFPSPNLWNTDSGPDTVFQIDGNFGFTSGIAEMLLQSYQVVHLLPALPAAVPSGHVSGLVARGNFVVDMAWSGGVLTGANITSQSGSTLDIRVQDGLNFTVNGERYTGGIQTDAGNVYTVVPV; encoded by the exons ATGCGTCCCTTCTACTCCGCTTTCGTAGCAGCCATTCCCTTGGTTCTCGGCAACTTCGATGCCTCCCATGTCTCTTGGTACAACACACCGGCCAACAActtcacctccaccctccccatcgGTAATGGCAGACTGGGCGCCGCCATCTGGGGCACCGCGACCGAGAATGTCACCCTCAATGAGAACTCCATCTGGAATGGTCCGTTCATCAACCGCGTCAATCCCCGCTCATATGATGCCCTCTGGCCAGTTCGGTCGCTTCTGGCACAGGGGAACATGACCGAGGGGAATGATGTTACTTTAGCAAATATGGTTGGCATCCCGGATTCACCGCAGTCCTTCAGTGCCCTTGGATCGCTAGTACTAGATTTTGGACATGACCAGGCCGGGATAAGTAATTACACCAGATATCTAGATTTGAGGACTggtgtggcagtggtggagtATACTTATCGTGAAGTGCATTATCG ACGAGAGTATGTGGCCAGCTATCCGGATGGTGTCGTCGCTGTGCGGCTGTCATCGAGCCAGCCAGGAAGATTGAATGTGGCTTCTTCGCTGGCTCGTGATCGATATGTCGTTTCAAATCAGGCAGCCGTCTCCAGTGATCTCGGAGTGTTGACGCTGAGGGCTTACTCGAAAAACATTTCGGATCCCATACAGTTCACGACCGAGGCTAGAATTGTCTCCGATG GCCGAGCCACAAGCAATGGAGTCTCCCTCGTAGTCCGAAATGCATCGACAGTCGACATCTTCATCGACACTGAAACGTCCTATCGCTACACCACCCGAGAAACCCGGGAAGCAGAAATCAAAGACAAGCTTGACACTGCCTCGAGATCAGGGTTTCTTACCGTCAAGCAGAATGCGATCGCCGATTATTCAACTCTGGCGCAGCGAGTCGACCTGAACCTGGGCTCCTCTGGCTCAGCGGGCAACCTGCCCACCGACACTCGATTGGTAAACTATCGCACTGATCCTGACAGCGACCCTGAGCTAGCTGTCCTCATGTTCCACTTTGGCCGGCACTCGTTGATCGCCTCGTCGCGCGCCACTGAGTCACCGGCCCTACCGGCCAATCTACAGGGTCTATGGAACCAGGAGTTCGATCCCGCTTGGGGTGGGCGATTCACCATCGACATTAATCTTGAGATGAACTACTGGCCGGCAGAGGTCACCAATTTGGCTGACACATTTTCACCGTTCATTGATCTGCTGGACATCGTACATGGCCGAGGGCTGGATGTAGCTGAAAGCATGTACCACTGCAGCAACGGCGGGTATGTCCTTCACCACAACACCGACCTCTGGGGCGATGCTGCTCCCGTCGATAATGGGACCACCTGGACGATGTGGCCGATGGGCGGGGCATGGCTGTCGGCTAATCTGATTGAGCACTATCGATTCACACGGGATGAGACTATTCTCCGGGACCGCATCTGGCCACTTTTACAAAGTGCTGCGAGGTTCTACTATTGTTATCTCTTCCCTTTTGAGGGCTACTATAGTACCGGACTCTCACTGTCGCCGGAGGCATCCTACATCGTGCCAGATGATATGACCACAGCGGGCAACGTAGAGGGCATAGACATTGCTCCCACGATGGACAATTCTCTGCTCCATGAGCTCTTCCAGGCTGTCACTGAAACATGCGACGTGCTGGGAATCAACAACACAGACTGCACCACCGCTGCAAAGTACCTCTCGAAGATCAAACAACCACAGATCGGCTCCTCCGGTCGGATCCTAGAATGGCGACTGGACTACGAAGAATCCGACCCCGGCCATCGACACATGAGTCCGATCGTCGGTCTGTTCCCCGGCGATCAACTGGCCCCGCTCGTCAACGAAACGCTCGCCACGGCCGCCAAAGCGTTCCTGGATTGGCGCATTGCGCACGGCAGCGGAAGCACCGGCTGGTCGCGCACCTGGACGATGAATCTGTATGCCCGGCTATTTGATGGCGATCAGGTCTGGAACCATACGCAGATCTATCTGCAAAGGTTTCCCAGTCCGAACTTGTGGAACACGGATTCAGGCCCGGATACTGTGTTCCAAATTGATGGGAACTTCGGGTTTACCTCCGGAATTGCGGAGATGTTGCTGCAGAGCTACCAAGTTGTACATTTGCTGCCGGCGCTTCCAGCCGCTGTGCCGAGTGGACATGTCTCGGGCTTGGTGGCTAGAGGGAACTTTGTCGTTGATATGGCATGGTCGGGGGGTGTCCTGACGGGGGCGAATATCACCTCGCAGAGTGGCAGCACGTTAGATATTCGTGTCCAGGATGGGTTGAATTTTACCGTCAACGGAGAAAGATATACGGGAGGTATACAGACAGATGCTGGGAACGTGTACACGGTTGTGCCTGTCTAG
- a CDS encoding carbon-nitrogen hydrolase family protein (COG:E;~EggNog:ENOG410PM73;~InterPro:IPR036526,IPR044149,IPR000132,IPR003010;~PFAM:PF00795;~SMCOG1294:Nitrilase/cyanide hydratase and apolipoprotein;~antiSMASH:Cluster_7.2;~go_function: GO:0003824 - catalytic activity [Evidence IEA];~go_process: GO:0006807 - nitrogen compound metabolic process [Evidence IEA]) produces the protein MSASNKVRVAVTQHEPVWLDLHATVDKTCRLIAEAAGNGAQLIAFPECWLPGYPAWIWCRPVDMGLFTTYLKNSLSYDSEHMRRICNAAAQYKITVVLGFSERDGNSLYIGQCTIDSTGKIVMRRRKMKPTHMERTVFGESSGRSLLNVVDLPIGKVGALSCWEHIQPLLKYHTMIQGEEIHVSAWPVLHPHMGGESLWGMSQEGKFPSIISKIYRGKLRYVPGGMGASQVYALESASFVLLATAVLGPSCVEKMNLSPPWDTLGGGASAVIAPDGRRLTEPLPPNEEGFIYADVDLDVILSCRHFVDACGHYSRPDLLWLGVDTREKTPHRPEGQGDNTTSNLDSSPALMEEESA, from the exons ATGTCGGCTTCCAACAAGGTCCGTGTCGCTGTCACCCAACACGAACCCGTCTGGCTGGATCTGCACGCCACCGTGGATAAAACCTGCCGTTTGATCGCCGAGGCGGCGGGCAATGGCGCCCAGCTAATCGCTTTCCCCGAATGTTGGCTTCCGGGGTATCCAGCATGGATCTG GTGCCGCCCCGTCGACATGGGCCTGTTCACCACTTACCTCAAGAATTCCCTGTCGTATGACTCGGAGCACATGCGCCGCATCTGCAATGCCGCTGCCCAGTACAAGATCACCGTCGTCCTGGGTTTCTCGGAGCGCGATGGCAACTCCCTCTACATCGGCCAGTGCACGATCGATTCCACTGGCAAGATCGTGATGCGTCGGCGCAAGATGAAGCCCACTCACATGGAACGCACCGTGTTCGGCGAATCTTCCGGGCGGAGTCTCCTGAACGTCGTCGATCTGCCAATTGGTAAAGTGGGTGCCCTCTCGTGCTGGGAACACATCCAGCCATTGCTCAAATATCACACCATGATTCAAGGGGAGGAAATCCATGTCTCCGCCTGGCCAGTTCTACATCCCCATATGGGGGGCGAGTCACTGTGGGGCATGTCGCAGGAAGGTAAGTTTCCATCCATAATCAGCAAGATCTACCGCGGAAAGCTGAGATATGTTCCAGGTGGAATGGGTGCATCCCAGGTATATGCGCTCGAGTCGGCGTCATTCGTTCTGCTCGCGACCGCAGTGCTGGGTCCCAGCTgcgtggagaagatgaaccTGTCTCCGCCGTGGGATACCCTGGGAGGAGGCGCGTCTGCCGTCATCGCCCCCGATGGTCGCCGGCTGACGGAGCCATTGCCCCCTAATGAGGAAGGATTCATCTACGCAGATGTGGATCTGGATGTAATCTTGTCGTGTCGACACTTTGTGGATGCCTGTGGCCATTATAGCCGTCCCGACCTGTTGTGGCTGGGGGTCGACACGCGCGAGAAAACACCACACCGACCGGAGGGACAGGGAGACAATACCACAAGTAATCTGGATAGTAGCCCAGCTCTtatggaggaggaaagtgcCTGA